One part of the Quercus lobata isolate SW786 chromosome 7, ValleyOak3.0 Primary Assembly, whole genome shotgun sequence genome encodes these proteins:
- the LOC115953967 gene encoding probable protein S-acyltransferase 16 isoform X2, whose translation MKDRSSFSVPVTVVVLAILYIYLSTVFIFIERWFGLMSSPGVFNAVAFTFIALMCVFTYSDSVFTDPGRVPATYAPDIEDTENPIHEIKRKSADLRYCQKCSHYKPPRAHHCRVCKRCVLRMVLLVGSLTIDPPKDELQSGDSFRTAYIISGLLLVPLCVALGVLLGWHIYLILHNKTTIEYHEGVRAMWLAEKGGNVYTHPYDLGAYENLTTVLGPNILSWVCPTSKHIDSGLRFQTAYDNLIGASTSKGS comes from the exons ATGAAGGATCGCTCCAGCTTCTCTGTACCGGTAACCGTCGTCGTTTTGGCCATCTTGTACATATACTTGTCCACAGTCTTCATCTTCATAGAACGCTGGTTCGGCCTCATGTCCTCCCCTGGCGTCTTCAACGCCGTCGCTTTCACCTTCATCGCCCTCATGTGCGTTTTCACCTACTCCGACTCTGTCTTCACGGATCCGGGTCGCGTCCCCGCCACCTACGCACCCGATATCGAAGACACCGAAAACCCAATTCACGAAATCAAGCGCAag AGTGCGGATTTGAGATATTGTCAAAAGTGTTCTCACTATAAGCCTCCCCGTGCACATCATTGCCGTGTTTGCAAAAGATGTGTTTTGCGAATG GTCTTGCTTGTGGGTAGTCTAACAATTGACCCCCCAAAGGATGAGCTGCAAAGTGGAGACTCTTTCAGAACTGCATAT ATCATTTCGGGGCTGTTACTAGTCCCCTTATGTGTGGCACTGGGTGTTCTTTTAGGTTGGCATATCTACCTCATTTTGCATAACAAGACCACAATTGAG TACCATGAAGGAGTTCGAGCTATGTGGCTTGCAGAGAAAGGAGGGAATGTCTATACCCATCCATATGATCTTGGTGCCTATGAAAACCTTACAACA GTTTTGGGTCCAAATATCCTCAGCTGGGTATGCCCCACTTCAAAACATATTGATTCTGGCCTTCGCTTCCAGACTGCCTATGATAATCTTATTGGTGCATCAACATCTAAAGGAAGTTGA
- the LOC115951188 gene encoding laccase-17-like, with protein sequence MGSRFLPSPAFLRAIFLASIALWILPELVLAKHAGTTRHYKFDIKLQNVTRLCQTKSIVTVNGQIPGPRIIAREGDRLVIKVVNHVQHNITIHWHGVRQLRSGWADGPAYITQCPIQTGQVYVYNFTLTGQRGTLFWHAHISWLRATLYGPLVILPKRHASYPFPQPEKEVPIIFGEWWKVDTEKMINQAMSTGSAPNLSDAFTINGLPGPLHNCSAKDTFKLKVKPGKTYLLRLINAALNDELFFSIANHTLTVVEADAVYVKPFKTHTVLITPGQTTNVLLRTKSKSPNATFIMAARPYATGPATFDNTTATGLLEYENPSVSKAKNKNKKLQLLKPVLPQFNDTSFATKFSNKIRSLNSAKFPAKVPKTVDRRFFFTVGLGIIQCSQNQTCPNNTMVAASINNVSFVQPSTALLQAHFFNKSKGVYTTDFPANPLVKFNYTGNPPNNIMMNTGTKVVVLPFNASVELVLQDTSIIGAESHPLHLHGFNFFVLAQGFGNFDPKKDPAKFNLVDPAERNTIGVPSGGWVAIRFLADNPGVWFMHCHLEVHTSWGLKMAWVVQDGKGPKQKLPPPPSDLPKC encoded by the exons ATGGGTTCTAGGTTTCTTCCATCACCAGCCTTTTTGAGAGCCATCTTTCTTGCTTCGATTGCATTGTGGATTTTGCCTGAGCTGGTACTCGCAAAGCATGCAGGCACAACCAGACACTACAAGTTTGAT ATCAAGTTACAAAATGTGACCAGACTATGCCAAACAAAGAGCATTGTGACAGTTAACGGGCAGATCCCCGGGCCTCGGATCATCGCACGGGAAGGTGACCGGCTCGTGATTAAAGTGGTTAACCATGTCCAACACAATATCACCATCCATTG GCATGGAGTGAGGCAACTAAGAAGTGGATGGGCAGACGGACCAGCTTACATTACACAGTGCCCTATTCAGACAGGCCAGGTCTATGTGTACAATTTCACCCTTACAGGCCAAAGAGGGACTTTGTTTTGGCATGCTCACATCTCATGGCTTAGGGCAACTCTCTATGGACCACTTGTCATACTCCCAAAACGACATGCGTCCTACCCATTTCCTCAACCCGAAAAAGAAGTTCCCATCATTTTTG GAGAATGGTGGAAAGTAGACACAGAGAAAATGATCAACCAAGCCATGAGTACAGGATCAGCACCAAATCTCTCTGATGCCTTCACTATTAATGGTCTTCCAGGACCCTTACACAACTGTTCAGCCAAAG ATACATTCAAGCTCAAGGTGAAGCCTGGGAAAACCTATCTTCTCCGTTTGATCAATGCTGCACTCAACGATGAACTTTTTTTCAGCATTGCAAACCACACACTCACTGTGGTTGAAGCCGATGCAGTATATGTAAAGCCCTTCAAAACCCACACTGTCCTCATCACCCCAGGACAGACCACCAATGTTCTTCTCagaaccaaatccaaatccccAAATGCCACTTTCATAATGGCCGCTAGACCTTACGCTACAGGGCCTGCTACCTTTGACAACACCACAGCCACAGGATTGCTCGAATACGAAAACCCTTCAGTCTCAAAAGCcaaaaacaagaacaagaagctACAGCTTCTCAAACCAGTGCTTCCACAATTCAATGACACATCCTTTGCTACGAAATTCAGCAACAAAATCCGTAGCTTGAACTCAGCAAAATTCCCAGCAAAGGTTCCAAAAACTGTTGATAGACGCTTCTTCTTCACTGTAGGTTTAGGTATAATCCAATGCTCGCAAAACCAAACGTGCCCAAATAACACCATGGTTGCTGCTTCAATCAACAACGTGTCATTTGTGCAACCAAGCACAGCATTACTTCAAGCCCACTTCTTTAACAAATCTAAAGGTGTTTACACCACGGATTTCCCTGCCAACCCATTGGTCAAATTTAATTATACAGGCAATCCACCTAACAACATTATGATGAACACTGGTACTAAAGTTGTGGTGCTACCATTTAATGCTAGTGTGGAGTTGGTATTACAGGACACTAGCATTATTGGTGCAGAGAGCCACCCTCTTCACCTCCATGGCTTCAATTTCTTTGTGCTAGCTCAAGGTTTTGGAAACTTTGACCCCAAGAAAGACCCTGCGAAGTTCAACCTCGTTGACCCAGCTGAGAGGAACACCATAGGCGTACCATCTGGTGGTTGGGTTGCAATTCGCTTTCTTGCAGACAATCCAG GTGTTTggtttatgcactgccatctgGAAGTACACACAAGCTGGGGCTTGAAAATGGCTTGGGTAGTCCAGGATGGAAAAGGGCCCAAGCAAAAGCTACCACCTCCACCGTCCGATCTTCCCAAATGTTGA
- the LOC115953967 gene encoding probable protein S-acyltransferase 16 isoform X1: MKDRSSFSVPVTVVVLAILYIYLSTVFIFIERWFGLMSSPGVFNAVAFTFIALMCVFTYSDSVFTDPGRVPATYAPDIEDTENPIHEIKRKSADLRYCQKCSHYKPPRAHHCRVCKRCVLRMDHHCIWINNCVGHANYKVFFIFIVYAVIACIYSLVLLVGSLTIDPPKDELQSGDSFRTAYIISGLLLVPLCVALGVLLGWHIYLILHNKTTIEYHEGVRAMWLAEKGGNVYTHPYDLGAYENLTTVLGPNILSWVCPTSKHIDSGLRFQTAYDNLIGASTSKGS; the protein is encoded by the exons ATGAAGGATCGCTCCAGCTTCTCTGTACCGGTAACCGTCGTCGTTTTGGCCATCTTGTACATATACTTGTCCACAGTCTTCATCTTCATAGAACGCTGGTTCGGCCTCATGTCCTCCCCTGGCGTCTTCAACGCCGTCGCTTTCACCTTCATCGCCCTCATGTGCGTTTTCACCTACTCCGACTCTGTCTTCACGGATCCGGGTCGCGTCCCCGCCACCTACGCACCCGATATCGAAGACACCGAAAACCCAATTCACGAAATCAAGCGCAag AGTGCGGATTTGAGATATTGTCAAAAGTGTTCTCACTATAAGCCTCCCCGTGCACATCATTGCCGTGTTTGCAAAAGATGTGTTTTGCGAATG GATCACCATTGCATTTGGATCAATAATTGTGTTGGGCATGCAAACTATAAGgtgttcttcatcttcatcgTGTATGCTGTTATTGCATGCATCTATTCCCTG GTCTTGCTTGTGGGTAGTCTAACAATTGACCCCCCAAAGGATGAGCTGCAAAGTGGAGACTCTTTCAGAACTGCATAT ATCATTTCGGGGCTGTTACTAGTCCCCTTATGTGTGGCACTGGGTGTTCTTTTAGGTTGGCATATCTACCTCATTTTGCATAACAAGACCACAATTGAG TACCATGAAGGAGTTCGAGCTATGTGGCTTGCAGAGAAAGGAGGGAATGTCTATACCCATCCATATGATCTTGGTGCCTATGAAAACCTTACAACA GTTTTGGGTCCAAATATCCTCAGCTGGGTATGCCCCACTTCAAAACATATTGATTCTGGCCTTCGCTTCCAGACTGCCTATGATAATCTTATTGGTGCATCAACATCTAAAGGAAGTTGA